One Apostichopus japonicus isolate 1M-3 chromosome 7, ASM3797524v1, whole genome shotgun sequence genomic region harbors:
- the LOC139969541 gene encoding solute carrier family 35 member G1-like, protein MDLTTTGEDTELLNKATSADERQGGDDCGPAEVGSEPLSPRKAIKLVWDVCTRRIGICFSLLAGTTIGLQLSTVKALPSISPYQIMFFRSFSFFISILCTSWQKSATYDVYDLVYYFGYGISNTCGLMLTYVALQFGHVGNVTAISLNLPIPAAILGYLFLQESITCYDVVLFIVNLTGIVLVTKPPFIFGLDITDTEIDTAEPSKSYDEFYGAIISIFALLGIVASTTFSRKLAYRGSSDASLVTVVTAICGVVLSGGILLFTQTWDPVTSLTDITMLVGISTLSLLANLFIVLGLKYENVLLVSVLITFCVPVSFLVGIFVLQEIPDLISIIGAGLTLISTFLCLWK, encoded by the exons ATGGACCTTACTACTACAGGAGAGGATACCGAACTGCTCAATAAAGCTACCTCGGCAGATGAAAG ACAAGGAGGTGACGATTGTGGCCCTGCAGAAGTCGGATCAGAACCTCTCAGTCCCAGGAAAGCTATCAAACTAGTATGGGATGTCTGCACAAGACGGATAGGTATCTGTTTTAGTCTACTAGCTGGAACAACAATCGGTCTCCAATTGTCAACTGTGAAGGCATTACCGTCGATATCACCTTACCAAATCATGTTTTTTCGATCATTCTcatttttcatatcaattttATGTACATCTTGGCAAAAAAGTGCAACGTACGATGTTTACGATCTGGTATATTACTTTGGCTACGGCATAAGTAATACGTGCGGACTCATGTTGACTTACGTAGCGTTGCAGTTTGGACATGTTGGTAATGTGACGGCCATCTCATTAAACCTACCGATCCCAGCGGCGATTCTCGGTTATTTATTCCTTCAAGAGTCCATCACATGCTATGATGTCGTTTTATTCATCGTTAACCTGACAGGAATCGTTTTAGTCACAAAACCACCCTTCATTTTTGGATTAGATATTACTGACACCGAGATCGACACCGCCGAACCTTCCAAAAGTTATGACGAGTTCTACGGCGCAATTATTTCTATATTCGCTCTACTTGGGATAGTGGCGTCAACAACCTTCTCTAGGAAGTTAGCTTACAGAGGTAGTTCAGATGCCTCCCTCGTAACTGTCGTGACTGCAATATGTGGTGTTGTGCTATCGGGGGGAATCCTTCTATTTACACAAACTTGGGATCCTGTGACATCACTAACAGATATCACTATGTTGGTCGGGATATCGACTTTATCGCTCTTGGCAAATTTGTTCATCGTCCTTGGACTTAAGTATGAAAATGTATTATTGGTTTCAGTATTAATAACGTTCTGTGTTCCAGTCTCGTTTTTGGTTGGGATTTTCGTGTTACAAGAGATACCCGATCTGATTTCTATTATAGGTGCCGGCTTGACTTTAATTTCGACTTTCCTTTGCTTGTGGAAATAA